The segment AAGCGCAGCAGCGCTATTAAACTGTGTGTCGTCATGCGCTCCGAGCTACAGCGTGTTAGCCAAAGAGCACATGCCATTAACAGAAACAGTGGCTTTCGCAGAGCTTCAAGTGAATCTGATGTTTTGTACGGCGAGTATAATGATGTTTGCGGCTTGTTGTGCACTTGTGATGGTTGTGATGATGTGTTGGTTAATAATAGGACGGTGACTGTAATACAATATTCAAAAGCCCTCAAAGCAATGCATGTTTTATCTTCTTAATAAAATGTTATGATAATCATTCCAATCATTCTGCCAGCTTCACCAGTGACGGCAACATTCTCATGTGTCTGACGTAGAATGAATACAACAATCGTAGAGTGGTTTTGGGCCATTGTTGGCTAATATTATCCAGTGCAGAGTACATCTCAGGTTGGATGCTCAGCTGCATGCGAAAAAGAACGGATTGAAAACACAGAGTGTGACCCGATGCACAATAGGGGGAATTAGTCGTCACAAGTATGCTGTCTAAAAGGCTGCTGGCAAAGTGCCTAGGTTCTCCTCCTTAGCTCCCAGAGCGGAAGGCATGACCCAAAGTCATCTTCTCTCTCGTCTCCCGCAGGTCCATGATCTGAGGCTGAATGAGAACAAACTCAAGGCTGTGCTCTTCACCTCCATGTACCGCTTCACCAACCTCACTGACCTAAatctcaccaagaacgagaTCAGCTACATCGAGGACGGGGCCTTTGCCGGACAGGCCAACCTCCAGGTCAGAGAACACAACTTTATTCCTAATTTACAACCAACAATTTTCCAGCGCCATTCTTGCCCATTCAgacaattgtgtttattttttaattgtgttgCCATTGTAATATatatcttcatttatttaattatttattttatgtcaaatttaatgtaaaataatttaatttttaatttaattattaattacaCAATTCTGCACATTAGTCTGGAGTTGAGctacaaatatattttgaaatcatCCAAACAAAGACTCTGTAAATCTGTAAAAAGCTGGCTATACTATTGCAAATTGCACTGATGTGTCTAGTGGTGATGAAAAATGCCACGGCAGGAAATTGTCTGAGCCAACGTTGGACCAAACCCCCACCAAATGAAAGCGATGAGTCTTGTTTTGTAAAATTTTGAAGGAGAGAATTTTCTCTTTGGGTCTAAGGTTCTCCAGCTGGGCTACAACAAGATGACCAACCTGACTGAGGGCATGCTGCGAGGCCTGGGTCGAATGCAGTGCCTCTTTCTGCAACACAACCTTATTGAGGTCATTGCCACCAACGCTTTTTGGGAGTGCCCGAGCCTCAGCAGCCTGGACTTGTCTTCCAACAAGTTGGCCCGTCTGGACCCGTCTACCTTCACTGTCCTCAACAGGCTGCTGGTGTGTGAGCTGGCAGGAAACCCGTTCCACTGTGGCTGTGACCTCTACAGCTTCCTCACCTGGCtggaggcgtttaacaacgtcacGCACACCTACGACCGCCTCCAGTGCGAGACCCCTGTGGAAATGAATGGTTATCCTCTTCTGAGCCCGGTGCCCGGACACGGAAGAAATGCCCGTTACACCCTTTTATCCATGTGCCGGGATGGTGTGATAATACCAGGAATGACTTCCCAGACACCCGATCAAGATGGATCAGGCCTGGGCTTCGACAACCCCGACCAGGGTTTGTACCACCAACCGACCATATCGTCCACCGCTGACCCTACTTACACCCATCAGATTTCCATGAAGCTTCAAACCGTCTCCCTCTACACCGCTACCCTAATGGTGCAGATCCCGCGACCGTACAGTAAGATGTACATCCTGTCACAGTATAACCACAGTTTTGGTGAAGACATCAAgccccttaaaaaaaagaaggaggtaCTAACTTTGGACAAATTAAAACCGCACACAAATTACACCTATTGTGTGGCTTCCGTAAGCAAATCCCAACACTACAATCACACCTGTCTGTCCTTCACCACACGGGCCATGGGACCAGAGGACCCCCGAGTCAATCCATCCACAACCACCCACTACATCATGACCATCCTGGGATGTCTGTTTGGCATGGTCATTGTGCTTGGACTGGTCTATTACTGTCTCCGGCGGCGACGCATCCAGGAAGAGAAGCAGAAGGCCATTTGTGTGAAGAAAACTATTTTGGAGATGAGGTACTTCACAAGTTTTAATGTTTGTCATGTCTTAAGGGCCCCATTATATAAGGGCCCAATTATAATATTTTTCCATTACAATGAATTGTTTCCTCAAACCACATtaactttaaataaaacagCGAGGATTCTGTCAGCCCATGGAATCACAGAGAGGACATATTACACTTGTCAAAGGATAATGTTCAACAATTTTTCAACCCTGCTGTTTAGGATTATGTAGATAACGATACACACATTATAAAATCAGATAATTAAACTGCGTGTAACTATTGTGGATCTGTTATTCTTCAGGTACGGCCCTGaggcggctgctgctgtggctaATGACCCTGGCGCCATGCAGCGTCTCCAGGATCAAGCTCATCACCAGCACCACCATTCGGGGGCAGCAGGAGGCAAGCTGCCCCCGTCTGCCTCCTCCAGCACAGGCATGCTCCACGGTTCTGCCAACACCAGTTCCTCCCGCCTTTCGACGTTGCCACAGGTGGAAAAAATGGCCAGCGCCTTCTCTGAGGCCATGGCTGGCAAGGGCAACTACATGGACGTGAGGACGGCGGGACTGGCAGGTGAAGGAAGGGAGGTTGGGCCTGGAGCTGTCGGAGCAGTGATGGGAGGGGAAGTAGTTGTGGATAGGCGAGGAGGTGCTGAGAATGGGACAGAGGCGAGGGAGGATTCAGATGACGATGGCCGTGGCTCAGCGTCGGAGATCTCTACGATCGCCAAGGAGGTGGACAAGGTGAACCAGATCATCAACAACTGCATTGATGCCCTCAAGCTGGACGCCTCTGCTAATGTTGTAACGGCTGACAATGGCAACCCTGCATCCTCCTCCCAGCCACAAACTTGCattgcctccctccctcgcaACCTCTTGCCCCTCTCTCCAGGTCACCTTGGAGATCAGATCATGGCCTCCTCACCCAAGGTGCATCCAAAGACTCATCCCCAGCCTCACCCCCAGCCTCAGCCTCACCCCCAGCCTCATCCTCAGCCACATCCCCAGTCACATCCTCATCCTCAGCTACATCAGCAACCTCACCCACCTTCAATGGCGCCGGTGCCCCTTGTCATGCCCCTCTCCGAGCGGCCGGGCATCAGCGGTGGGGGGTTCCTCTCCCCTCCATACCGTGACCCACCCCCGGCTAATGCAGTGCGGCCCCTCCAGAGGCAGTTGAGCGCCGACACTTCAGTGGTGAAGAACCGTTGTGGTGCCCCGCCTGCGGGACCGCTCAAGAGCAACAGGGTGTACAGTGTCGATATCCCTGAGCAGCGCAGTGATCCGCCCAAGTACCCTACTGAAAAAGGAAGTCCCGTGGGTTGTGGCGGCGGGGGTGGAAATGGAGGAAAGGGCGGAGTAGGGGGCTGCAACGGTAATGGGATGGGAAAGATAAATGGCGGTGGAGTGAGTTTGAACGGGGGTGGAATGGGGTGCAGTAACGGTAgtggaggtgcaggtgcaggtgttGGCCCCGTACTGCAGCAGCATCACTTGGAGGTTCAGCCGGACTACCACAGCTCCGAGCACCGGCACTCCTTTCCTGCGCTGTACTACGAGGGTGGCAACGACTCACCCTCATCAGCCCAGAGGGCCTCCTTCCTGAAGCCGCTGGGCCGCACCAAGAGGGACGCCACTGCCGCCTACTCCCAGCTCTCACCTTCTCGCCACCACAATTACAGCTCTGGCTACTCCTCCAGCCCAGAGTATTCGTCTGAGAGCACACTGCGGATCTGGGAGAGATTCCGACCTTACAAGAAGAGCCCCAGAGAGGAAGCATCGTATATAGCAGCCGGCCACGCCCTGCGCAAGAAGGTGCAGTTTGCCAAGGACGAGGACCTTCATGATATTTTGGACTACTGGAAGGGAGTTTCTGCTCAGCAGAAGCTGTGAGCAGAGGCTGCTGAGTGAAATGCTGTCAGGGAGAGTTTGAGGTTGGATGCCAACAGCACACTATTGAAGTGGGACTAGGACTAGATCTTAATGTAGCAAGATGGACGATGATGGTGACATTTCCACCGACTGGCTCATTCCCCTGCTGGATCCAGAGTTAAGGAGGTATTCTCTGGgtgatttggaaaaaaaaatctattacaATACAGTGATATTTTAAGATGTTGTTTCTGAGGTTTGCTGTGTTCAGCACAATACGATATATAAGAGTGGTAACTGAATCACGCTCTTCAGCAGGCTAACTCTTACTGGGCACTTTGGTCCTCGCAGGCCTCCGTAGGCCCCGCTGAATCCCCACTAACGAGCAGCAAGCAATGTCTTCTACCTCATTACTGGTACACTGTAACTCAGCTGTCTCATCagaggcaaccccccccccacaaaccttCTCCCCTCGGTTCTAATCCCATCAAACCTTCTTTCACAAAACAATCATTCCACTGCACCGCAACACCTGCTCTCCTATAGAAGCACCATTTAGGGAGATAATGAGGGAGGGAGCAGGATGAGGAATTAGGTGCGTTTGTTTTAAAGTAACCTGAATCCCCCTCTTTGGGGGAGGACATTAAGTGATACTTATCAGGCTAATTGTTCTTCCTGGCAATTATCCAGTGAAAGAGTTGGTCGGGGAGGTGTGTGTCGAGCATGCTTATCGATTCGAGACACCTAACTGCATATGTTCACCCACGTGAGGGCGTATAGTTTGTGCATGCAGGTGTGTGGGGTGGGAGACCGGGGTTGTGGCCGGGTCGCCAATTGTTCTCAGTCTTGTAAAGTGGATAGCTTAGTGGAGATGCGTTGCATACAGATAGCAGTCCTGTTGGGGAGTTGTATGCATGAGTGTACAGGAATGTGTTTGGCCCAACCCGCCCATCTGTCTATCCAGATAACGGGAGGAAAAACCCTTCAAGACCTGCAGGCCTTTTTTCCTCCTAGCCCATTTCCTATTTTACAGCTGCAGCAAATTTCTTTTGATGTGGGAAGCTATGAGCCAGGAAATTTACATTTCAATAGTGTGTGTCACGCCACATGGGTTGTGCAGGGTGGCAAGACAGGTGTTATGTGCTCCTATATTAAAGCACCCGGTAATCACATTTTTGAATCCTGGCGTATTGAGAGCATGTTAGAGGTTTGCTGCATCTAATTTTTTCCAGTAGTCAGGAGACAATATACGGTCCTTGTGTCTGCTCAAGGCAAGGTTGCAACAAAGTCTGGATATGTCAAACGCTCCCTCCACTACACAGGGAGATGCAGGTGATGGTAAGCGGAGCGAAGGCCTGAGGGATAAACTCCACCTCAGACGGCATGACTCGCTCTGGGCTGGAGCTATGGACCAAAGTGCCCTTCAGAGGTGTGCTTTCACAAGTTCCTgttatatttattgtattggtctttctctttttaatggTTAATAGAAAACAGCCCCAATGGCTAAGAATATAATTGGCTGGGTAGTTTTTTGATTTCTTTTGTAACATTTGGGTTGGATTTCATGGGTGTAGCAATGAAATCTGTTGAAAAACAGTGGAGCAAGGCTCGGTACTATTACAAACCATACAACATGCTTATATCAAACGTTTTCCTCACTCGCATTCATGCAAAGAACGTACTCACACACAAGTGGCACAAATGATTAGTACTTTTCattcatataaataatatttatgCATCTAGAATTAGCTGTACTTCTTTCCTGCCCACCATTCCTATTCTAAGCCCTTTACCCCTGACCTCTCCTTCTGTAATGGGAAACATCTCAATCAAAATAAggtatgaaatgtgttttaaaatgtctaaTTAATTCACTCCCCTCCGTGTTTTTTCCCCAGCGCGCCACCTCTGTCTAACTTAATGGGGTAAATTAATGAGTCATTTGCGGAGGTTGATGCCAAAGCATCAACTGAGGTCAGAGAAGCGTGCTGATTTTATTAACTCGACAGGGAGCCTGATTGAAAATAACAACGGCCGCCTTCTTTGCTGCCTCCCTCGTTTCATTCTTGAACCAGCTCGGTCCAAACTCTTTCTCGTGATCCTCGGTAAAACAGAACCTACGGTCAGACTTCATCAACCTGTCCGAGC is part of the Pungitius pungitius chromosome 9, fPunPun2.1, whole genome shotgun sequence genome and harbors:
- the elfn2a gene encoding extracellular leucine-rich repeat and fibronectin type III domain containing 2a — its product is MASRLASSSPWLPLLLPALLLLHLPGLVEGDCWLIEGDKGYVWLAICSQNQPPYETIPQHINSTVHDLRLNENKLKAVLFTSMYRFTNLTDLNLTKNEISYIEDGAFAGQANLQVLQLGYNKMTNLTEGMLRGLGRMQCLFLQHNLIEVIATNAFWECPSLSSLDLSSNKLARLDPSTFTVLNRLLVCELAGNPFHCGCDLYSFLTWLEAFNNVTHTYDRLQCETPVEMNGYPLLSPVPGHGRNARYTLLSMCRDGVIIPGMTSQTPDQDGSGLGFDNPDQGLYHQPTISSTADPTYTHQISMKLQTVSLYTATLMVQIPRPYSKMYILSQYNHSFGEDIKPLKKKKEVLTLDKLKPHTNYTYCVASVSKSQHYNHTCLSFTTRAMGPEDPRVNPSTTTHYIMTILGCLFGMVIVLGLVYYCLRRRRIQEEKQKAICVKKTILEMRYGPEAAAAVANDPGAMQRLQDQAHHQHHHSGAAGGKLPPSASSSTGMLHGSANTSSSRLSTLPQVEKMASAFSEAMAGKGNYMDVRTAGLAGEGREVGPGAVGAVMGGEVVVDRRGGAENGTEAREDSDDDGRGSASEISTIAKEVDKVNQIINNCIDALKLDASANVVTADNGNPASSSQPQTCIASLPRNLLPLSPGHLGDQIMASSPKVHPKTHPQPHPQPQPHPQPHPQPHPQSHPHPQLHQQPHPPSMAPVPLVMPLSERPGISGGGFLSPPYRDPPPANAVRPLQRQLSADTSVVKNRCGAPPAGPLKSNRVYSVDIPEQRSDPPKYPTEKGSPVGCGGGGGNGGKGGVGGCNGNGMGKINGGGVSLNGGGMGCSNGSGGAGAGVGPVLQQHHLEVQPDYHSSEHRHSFPALYYEGGNDSPSSAQRASFLKPLGRTKRDATAAYSQLSPSRHHNYSSGYSSSPEYSSESTLRIWERFRPYKKSPREEASYIAAGHALRKKVQFAKDEDLHDILDYWKGVSAQQKL